The following is a genomic window from Dermatophilaceae bacterium Soc4.6.
GGCCACGGAGACCGTCGCGGGCGCGAGGGGGCGCTCGCCCTTGCTCAGGGCGCTGACGAGGCCCTGCACGTCGGACTGCCGGATGGCGGACAGCGGCATCGACCCGAGTCGCGGGTAGACCCACCGTCGCAGCGTCCGCTCGACCTGGTCGGCCGTGCCGGGCCGGTGCACCTGCTTGGAGCGCCAAGACTCTGCGTAGTCGCGGAAGGTGACGTCGCCGGCCTTCGGGTGGACGTAGGAGCCGGTGACGATCGAGGCCGTGATCTCATCGAGCCAACGCTGCGCGTCGACCTTGCGGGTGAAGTGCCTCGAGTGCTCCTTGCCCGAGCTGTCCCGGTAGCGGGCGCGGTAGGTGGCGTCGGGGCGCTTGGCGATGCTAGCCACGTGCGTCCCCCTCACGCTTGTCGATGAGTGCCATGTCAGACCACCTCTCTGCGTCGACTGCAGGGTACGACCGGAAGGTGACGTCGACCAGGGTCTTGTCCGCCGCGCGTCAGCCGCGTTCGCTGGTTGCTGCACGTGGTCCGGTGGCGTCGTCCTGGCTGGCAATCCAGGTCTGGAGGTCGCTGGCTCGATAGACGACGCGGCGGCCGAGCCGGAAGCTGCGGGGGCCGGTACCGAGGTGGCGCCAGTAGCGCAGGGTGGCTATGGGGGCTCGGACGACGGCGGCGACCTCGGTGAGGGTGAGCAGCTCGTCGTCAGCCGGGAGAGTGGGGTAAGGGTGGCTCCGCATGTCATCGTGGGCTCCAAGGTGATGTG
Proteins encoded in this region:
- a CDS encoding helix-turn-helix domain-containing protein → MRSHPYPTLPADDELLTLTEVAAVVRAPIATLRYWRHLGTGPRSFRLGRRVVYRASDLQTWIASQDDATGPRAATSERG